The following nucleotide sequence is from Acidimicrobiia bacterium.
TGGTGGTCGCCCTGGCGGGCGGTACCGGATCGGGCAAGTCGTCCTTGTTGAACGCGGTAGCGGGGGAGACGGTGGCCGAGGTGGCCGCCATCCGACCGACCACATCGGAGCCCTTGGCCTGGATGCCGCACGTGCCCGAACCAGGAATAGTGCGACTTCTCGACGATATGGGGGTGGACAAGCGGGTAGGACATTTGAACGATCTGCCGGTTGTACTCATCGATATGCCAGA
It contains:
- a CDS encoding 50S ribosome-binding GTPase — encoded protein: MSDLGRLMDLLDTAVAQAVASVGAEPLSEAIELANTARRRVGFLGRSVVVALAGGTGSGKSSLLNAVAGETVAEVAAIRPTTSEPLAWMPHVPEPGIVRLLDDMGVDKRVGHLNDLPVVLIDMP